In Peromyscus maniculatus bairdii isolate BWxNUB_F1_BW_parent chromosome 9, HU_Pman_BW_mat_3.1, whole genome shotgun sequence, one genomic interval encodes:
- the Rem2 gene encoding GTP-binding protein REM 2, translating to MHTDLDSNMDTDTETTALCPSSSRQASPPGTPTPEADPTLLKQKPEKLLAELDRSGPPPVPGAPRRRGSMPVPYKHQLRRGQAVDELDWPPQASSSGSSDSVGSGDAAPTQKDGVFKVMLVGESGVGKSTLAATFGGLQGDGAHEMENSEDTYERRIIVDREEVTLIVYDIWEQGDAGGWLQDHCLQTGDAFLIVFSVTDRRSFSKVPETLLRLRAGRPHHDLPVILVGNKSDLARSREVSLEEGRHLAGTLSCKHIETSAALHHNTRELFEGAVRQIRLRRRGQRAEPGSPDGPAPPTRRESLTKKAKRFLANLVPRNAKFFKQRSRSCHDLSVL from the exons ATGCACACGGACCTTGACAGCAACATGGACACGGATACGGAGACCACGGCACTTTGTCCTTCCAGCAGCCGCCAGGCCTCCCCACCAGGGACACCCACACCAG aAGCAGACCCCACACTTCTGAAACAGAAGCCAGAGAAACTGTTGGCAGAGTTGGACCGGAGTGGGCCACCTCCTGTCCCTGGGGCCCCCAGACGAAGAGGGAGTATGCCTGTACCCTACAAACACCAGCTGCGGCGGGGCCAAGCTGTCGATGAACTTGACTGGCCACCTCAGGCCTCATCCTCTGGCTCCTCTGACTCTGTGGGCTCAGGGGATGCAGCCCCCACCCAAAAGGATGGTGTCTTTAAGGTCATGCTCGTGGGGGAGAGTGGCGTAGGCAAGAGCACCCTAGCCGCAACTTTTGGAGGTCTCCAGGGAGACGGTGCTCATGAGATGGAGAACTCAG AGGATACTTATGAGAGACGGATCATAGTGGACAGAGAAGAAGTGACTTTAATTGTTTATGACATCTGGGAGCAG GGCGATGCCGGAGGATGGCTGCAGGACCACTGCCTTCAGACGGGGGATGCCTTTCTCATCGTCTTCTCGGTCACAGATCGACGAAGCTTCTCCAAAGTTCCTGAAACCCTTCTTCGGCTCCGGGCTGGAAGGCCCCACCATGACCTACCTGTCATCCTTGTTGGAAACAAGAGTGACCTGGCCCGCTCCAGGGAGGTCTCACTAGAGG AGGGTCGCCACCTGGCCGGGACGCTGAGCTGCAAGCACATCGAGACGTCGGCCGCCCTGCATCACAACACTCGGGAGCTCTTCGAGGGCGCCGTGCGCCAGATCAGGCTGCGGCGCCGGGGCCAGCGAGCCGAGCCTGGCAGCCCCGACGGCCCCGCGCCGCCCACGCGCCGCGAGAGCCTCACCAAGAAGGCTAAGCGCTTCCTCGCCAACCTGGTGCCGCGCAACGCCAAGTTCTTCAAGCAGCGCTCCAGGTCGTGTCACGACCTTTCCGTGCTCTGA